A part of Phoenix dactylifera cultivar Barhee BC4 chromosome 2, palm_55x_up_171113_PBpolish2nd_filt_p, whole genome shotgun sequence genomic DNA contains:
- the LOC103703578 gene encoding 10 kDa chaperonin 1, chloroplastic-like: MASSLLSAAKSFLHPSHPQTPPPLPLRACPTSNWRLPSSRRAALRVAAQKWEPSKVVPQADRVLIRLEELPEKSAGGVLLPKSAVKFERYLMGEILSVGADVAQVEAGKKVLFSNINAYEVDLGADVKHCFCRAGDLLAVVE; encoded by the exons ATGGCGTCGTCCCTCCTCTCAGCCGCCAAGTCTTTTCTCCACCCGTCTCACCCTCAGacccctcctccccttcctcttcgCGCTTGCCCTACCTCTAACTGGAGGCTCCCTTCCTCGCGAAGGGCCGCTCTTAGGGTCGCCGCCCAGAAATGGGAGCCCTCCAAG GTCGTTCCGCAAGCTGATAGAGTTCTCATCCGCCTGGAGGAGCTCCCCGAG AAATCTGCAGGTGGAGTCTTGCTGCCAAAATCAGCTGTTAAATTTGAACGGTATCTAATGGGTGAG ATTCTGTCGGTGGGTGCTGATGTTGCCCAAGTGGAAGCTGGAAAGAAG GTCCTTTTCTCGAATATCAATGCATATGAG GTGGATCTAGGAGCAGATGTGAAGCATTGCTTCTGTCGAGCGGGTGATCTTCTAGCTGTGGTTGAATAG
- the LOC103703609 gene encoding peroxidase 60: protein MKSSMLAAILLALIMLKLSTTCHGALQWGFYKGKCGRSDVEAIIRGVVTARFRRDPTIVAALLRMQFHDCFVNGCDASILLDGRSSEKTAPPNLSVRGYDIVDEAKAALEKACPGVVSCADIIVAATRDAVALGGGLRYELPTGRRDGKVSLAGNVNLPSPSATVAQAIDAFKRKGLGTVEMVLLLGGHTVGVTHCAFVMNRLYNFNGTNKADPTMNPALVMALKLRCPANGASGNSTINLDQNWSSANKVDNSYYKQLMMKKGILEIDQKLTLDSATKYIVSWQANGSNFPTLFNYAMVKMGTIQVLTGTQGEIRKSCRAINKR, encoded by the exons ATGAAGTCTTCCATGCTCGCCGCCATCCTCCTTGCTCTTATAATGCTAAAACTCAGCACCACCTGTCACGGCGCGCTGCAATGGGGATTCTACAAAGGAAAATGCGGCCGGAGTGACGTCGAGGCCATCATCCGAGGCGTTGTCACCGCTCGGTTCAGGAGAGACCCCACCATCGTCGCTGCTCTCCTCCGAATGCAGTTCCATGACTGCTTTGTTAAC GGGTGTGATGCATCGATACTTTTGGATGGACGCTCGAGTGAGAAGACTGCGCCTCCAAACCTGAGTGTAAGGGGCTACGACATCGTCGACGAAGCTAAGGCTGCATTGGAGAAGGCCTGCCCTGGTGTAGTTTCATGTGCGGATATCATTGTCGCAGCGACAAGGGATGCAGTTGCATTG GGTGGAGGGTTGCGGTATGAATTACCGACGGGAAGGAGGGATGGAAAGGTCTCGCTTGCCGGTAACGTGAATCTCCCATCTCCTTCAGCAACAGTGGCGCAGGCGATCGACGCATTTAAAAGGAAGGGACTCGGTACAGTTGAAATGGTTCTTCTATTAG GTGGTCATACTGTTGGAGTCACTCATTGTGCATTTGTCATGAATCGCCTCTACAATTTCAATGGAACGAATAAAGCTGATCCTACCATGAATCCTGCCCTAGTTATGGCGCTGAAACTTAGATGCCCTGCGAATGGAGCATCAGGGAATAGCACGATCAACCTCGATCAGAACTGGTCCAGTGCAAACAAAGTGGACAACAGTTACTACAAGCAACTCATGATGAAGAAAGGCATCCTTGAAATCGACCAAAAGTTGACTTTGGACTCTGCAACCAAATACATAGTTTCATGGCAAGCTAATGGATCCAACTTCCCAACCCTATTCAACTACGCCATGGTCAAGATGGGCACCATCCAAGTCCTTACTGGAACGCAAGGAGAAATAAGGAAATCCTGCCGAGCTATCAACAAGCGTTAA